In Streptomyces sp. NBC_00569, a single genomic region encodes these proteins:
- a CDS encoding PLD nuclease N-terminal domain-containing protein — MLRYLPFLLVLALWIYAFIDCLNTPEEEVRGLPKVVWVIIILLFGEVLVGPIAWLVAGRRRHAPAGGSTPSQWHRNHRTQWVAPDDNPEFLHSLREENKKDESLLKDWEADLRRREEELKKREREQGGEQA, encoded by the coding sequence ATGCTCCGCTACTTGCCGTTCCTGCTGGTACTGGCGTTGTGGATCTACGCCTTCATCGACTGCCTGAACACTCCGGAGGAGGAGGTCAGGGGCCTGCCGAAGGTCGTGTGGGTCATCATCATCCTGCTCTTCGGCGAGGTGCTCGTCGGCCCGATCGCCTGGCTCGTCGCGGGCAGGCGCCGGCACGCGCCCGCGGGTGGCTCGACACCGTCCCAGTGGCACCGCAACCACCGCACACAGTGGGTCGCGCCCGACGACAACCCCGAGTTCCTGCACTCCCTGCGCGAGGAGAACAAGAAGGACGAGTCGCTCCTCAAGGACTGGGAGGCCGATCTGCGCCGCCGCGAGGAGGAGCTCAAGAAGCGCGAGCGCGAGCAGGGCGGCGAGCAGGCGTGA